The following proteins come from a genomic window of Kitasatospora sp. NBC_01246:
- the melC2 gene encoding tyrosinase MelC2, with product MAVRKNQATLTAQEKRAFVNAVLELKRNGGYDSFVTTHNNFIISDTDNGERVGHRSPSFLPWHRRFLLQFEEALQAIDPTVTLPYWDWTADRTTTASIWGADFMGGNGRSSDGQVTTGPFAFSGGNWALNVRPDSRTFLRRQFGASVAQLPTRAEATGVLAIAAYDAAPWNSASDGFRNNLEGWRGVNLHNRVHVWVGGHMTTGMSPNDPVFWLHHCFIDKLWSEWQKLHPSSTYLPAAGTANVVDLAETMKPWNNVTPADMLDHTARYTYDTGF from the coding sequence ATGGCAGTCCGCAAGAACCAGGCGACCCTGACGGCCCAGGAGAAGCGCGCCTTCGTCAACGCCGTGCTCGAACTCAAGCGCAACGGCGGTTACGACTCCTTCGTCACGACCCACAACAACTTCATCATCAGCGACACCGACAACGGCGAGCGGGTCGGCCACCGTTCGCCGTCCTTCCTGCCCTGGCACCGGCGCTTCCTGCTCCAGTTCGAGGAGGCCCTGCAGGCGATCGACCCGACCGTCACCCTCCCGTACTGGGACTGGACGGCGGACCGCACCACCACCGCCTCGATCTGGGGCGCCGACTTCATGGGCGGCAACGGCCGCAGCAGCGACGGCCAGGTGACCACCGGGCCGTTCGCCTTCTCCGGCGGCAACTGGGCGCTGAACGTGCGGCCGGACAGCCGCACCTTCCTGCGGCGCCAGTTCGGCGCCTCGGTCGCCCAGCTGCCGACCCGCGCCGAGGCCACCGGTGTGCTGGCGATCGCCGCGTACGACGCCGCGCCGTGGAACAGCGCCTCGGACGGCTTCCGCAACAACCTGGAGGGCTGGCGCGGGGTCAACCTGCACAACCGGGTGCACGTCTGGGTCGGCGGTCACATGACCACCGGCATGTCGCCCAACGACCCGGTGTTCTGGCTGCACCACTGTTTCATCGACAAGCTCTGGTCGGAGTGGCAGAAGCTCCACCCGTCGTCCACCTACCTGCCGGCGGCCGGCACGGCGAACGTGGTCGACCTCGCCGAGACCATGAAGCCGTGGAACAACGTGACCCCGGCGGACATGCTCGACCACACCGCCCGCTACACCTACGACACCGGCTTCTGA
- a CDS encoding 6-phosphofructokinase: MRIGVLTSGGDCPGLNAVIRSVVHRGVVDHGDEIIGFEDGWRGFLEGVHRPLTLDSVSGILAQGGTILGSSRVQPSHLRDGVERAKRYCADLGLDAVIPIGGEGTLKAAKLMSDAGLPIVGVPKTIDNDIACTDVTFGFDTAVSVATDALDRLKTTAESHQRVMVVEVMGRHTGWIALNAGMAAGAHAIVVPERPFHIDKLTAVVRERFDRQKKFAIVVCAEGAKPEPGTMHWEEGSKDIYGHERFTGIATQLSRELEHRLGKEARPVILGHTQRGGTPTAYDRVLATRFGWHAVEAVHKGAFGHITALQGTNINLVPIGEAVAELKTVPQERYLEAETVI; this comes from the coding sequence ATGCGTATTGGAGTGCTGACCAGCGGCGGTGACTGCCCCGGCCTGAATGCGGTGATCCGCTCCGTGGTCCACCGGGGGGTGGTCGACCACGGCGACGAGATCATCGGGTTCGAGGACGGCTGGCGAGGTTTCCTGGAGGGCGTCCACCGCCCCCTGACCCTGGACTCGGTGAGCGGCATCCTCGCCCAGGGCGGCACCATCCTCGGCTCCTCGCGAGTGCAGCCGAGCCATCTGCGGGACGGCGTCGAGCGCGCCAAGCGGTACTGCGCCGACCTCGGTCTGGACGCGGTCATCCCGATCGGCGGCGAGGGCACCCTCAAGGCCGCCAAGCTGATGAGCGACGCCGGTCTGCCGATCGTCGGCGTGCCGAAGACCATCGACAACGACATCGCGTGCACCGATGTCACCTTCGGCTTCGACACCGCGGTCTCGGTCGCCACCGACGCGCTGGACCGGCTGAAGACCACGGCCGAGTCGCACCAGCGGGTCATGGTCGTCGAGGTCATGGGCCGGCACACCGGCTGGATCGCGCTCAACGCGGGCATGGCCGCCGGCGCCCACGCGATCGTCGTCCCGGAGCGCCCGTTCCACATCGACAAGCTCACGGCCGTCGTCCGCGAGCGCTTCGACCGGCAGAAGAAGTTCGCGATCGTGGTCTGCGCCGAGGGCGCCAAGCCCGAGCCCGGCACCATGCACTGGGAAGAGGGCAGCAAGGACATCTACGGCCACGAGCGGTTCACCGGCATCGCCACCCAGCTCTCCCGGGAGCTGGAGCACCGGCTCGGCAAGGAGGCCCGCCCGGTGATCCTCGGCCACACCCAGCGCGGCGGCACCCCGACCGCGTACGACCGGGTGCTGGCCACCCGGTTCGGCTGGCACGCCGTGGAGGCCGTCCACAAGGGCGCCTTCGGCCACATCACCGCACTGCAGGGCACCAACATCAACCTGGTGCCGATCGGCGAGGCCGTCGCCGAGCTCAAGACCGTGCCGCAGGAGCGTTACCTGGAGGCGGAGACGGTCATCTGA
- a CDS encoding type 1 glutamine amidotransferase, whose protein sequence is MSESSLRVVWVYPDLLSTYGDRGNALVVERRARQRHLNVTRIDVRSDQAVPTSGDIYLIGGGEDRPQRLAAERLRGDSGLVRAAENGAIIFAVCAGYQILGHEFVNDLGEREPGLGLLDVWTTRGEGARCVGDVLADVDPRLALPQLTGFENHQGITHLGQGVQPLATVTAGRGNGTGDGTEGAWRDTVFGTYLHGPVMARNPAVADMLIKLALDVNALPPADTTWYDALRAERIAATSRPA, encoded by the coding sequence ATGAGTGAGAGCAGCCTGCGCGTGGTCTGGGTCTACCCCGACCTGCTCAGCACCTACGGCGACCGGGGCAACGCCCTGGTCGTGGAGCGCCGGGCCCGCCAGCGCCACCTCAACGTGACCAGGATCGACGTCCGCTCCGACCAGGCGGTGCCCACCAGCGGTGACATCTACCTGATCGGCGGCGGTGAGGACCGGCCGCAGCGGCTGGCCGCCGAGCGCCTGCGGGGCGACAGCGGGCTGGTCCGGGCCGCCGAGAACGGCGCGATCATCTTCGCCGTCTGCGCCGGCTACCAGATCCTCGGCCACGAGTTCGTCAACGACCTCGGCGAGCGCGAGCCGGGCCTCGGCCTGCTCGACGTCTGGACCACCCGCGGCGAGGGCGCCCGCTGCGTCGGCGACGTGCTCGCCGACGTCGACCCGCGCCTGGCCCTGCCGCAGCTGACCGGTTTCGAGAACCACCAGGGCATCACGCACCTCGGCCAGGGCGTCCAGCCGCTGGCCACCGTCACCGCGGGCCGGGGCAACGGCACCGGTGACGGCACCGAGGGCGCCTGGCGGGACACCGTCTTCGGGACGTACCTGCACGGCCCCGTGATGGCCCGCAATCCCGCGGTCGCGGACATGCTGATCAAGCTGGCGCTGGACGTGAACGCCCTGCCGCCGGCCGACACCACCTGGTACGACGCGCTGCGCGCCGAGCGCATCGCGGCCACTTCGCGCCCCGCGTAG
- a CDS encoding MurT ligase domain-containing protein produces MAGTESEPTGARDASLPARAKIAVTAGKVAAALSQKAGRGSGSVIGGKIALRLDPDLLATLADHLDVVLVSATNGKTTTTRLIAEALRAAGPVVSNALGANMPAGITSALAGGTDARFGVIEVDEKYLAGVARDTHPKAIALLNLSRDQLDRAAETRMMAEKWREGLQDTEAVVIANADDPLVTWAASSCKKVVWVAAGQAWKEDAWSCPACGGVMQRPGDDWFCQDCGFRRPNPHWALQGTHVIDPQRGAWPIQLQLPGRANLANATSSAAVAAVFGVPPQVALERMQSVTAVAGRYDVVQYQGRDIRLLLAKNPAGWLETFSLIDGPPAPVILSVNALDADGTDTSWLWDVDYERLAGHPVFVMGQRKLDLAVRLEVAGLQFHVVDSLEQAVRMAPPGRIEAIANYTAFQQLRKVVAG; encoded by the coding sequence ATGGCAGGCACCGAATCGGAGCCCACAGGCGCACGCGACGCCTCGCTGCCCGCCCGCGCCAAGATCGCGGTCACGGCCGGCAAGGTGGCCGCCGCCCTGTCCCAGAAGGCGGGCCGAGGCAGCGGCTCGGTGATCGGCGGCAAGATCGCCCTGAGGCTCGACCCCGACCTGCTCGCCACCCTCGCCGACCACCTGGACGTCGTGCTGGTCAGTGCCACCAACGGCAAGACCACGACCACCCGGCTGATCGCCGAGGCGCTGCGCGCCGCCGGCCCGGTGGTCTCCAACGCCCTGGGCGCCAACATGCCGGCCGGCATCACCTCCGCCCTGGCCGGCGGCACGGACGCCCGCTTCGGCGTCATCGAGGTGGACGAGAAGTACCTGGCCGGAGTGGCCCGTGACACCCACCCCAAGGCGATCGCCCTGCTCAACCTCTCGCGCGACCAGCTGGACCGCGCCGCCGAGACCCGGATGATGGCCGAGAAGTGGCGTGAGGGCCTCCAGGACACCGAGGCCGTGGTCATCGCCAACGCCGACGACCCGCTGGTGACCTGGGCCGCCTCCTCCTGCAAGAAGGTGGTCTGGGTGGCCGCCGGACAGGCCTGGAAGGAGGACGCCTGGTCCTGCCCCGCCTGCGGCGGCGTGATGCAGCGCCCCGGCGACGACTGGTTCTGCCAGGACTGCGGCTTCCGGCGCCCCAACCCGCACTGGGCGCTCCAGGGCACCCACGTGATCGACCCGCAGCGCGGCGCCTGGCCGATCCAGCTCCAGCTGCCCGGCCGCGCCAACCTGGCCAACGCCACCAGCTCCGCCGCCGTGGCCGCCGTCTTCGGCGTCCCGCCGCAGGTCGCACTGGAGCGGATGCAGTCGGTGACGGCCGTGGCCGGCCGCTACGACGTGGTCCAGTACCAGGGCCGGGACATCAGGCTGCTGCTCGCCAAGAACCCGGCCGGCTGGCTGGAGACCTTCTCGCTGATCGACGGCCCGCCGGCGCCGGTGATCCTCTCCGTCAACGCGCTCGACGCCGACGGAACCGACACCTCGTGGCTCTGGGACGTCGACTACGAGCGCCTCGCCGGGCACCCGGTCTTCGTGATGGGCCAGCGCAAGCTGGACCTCGCCGTCCGCCTGGAGGTCGCCGGGCTGCAGTTCCACGTGGTGGACTCGCTGGAGCAGGCCGTCCGGATGGCCCCGCCCGGCCGGATCGAGGCGATCGCCAACTACACCGCCTTCCAGCAGCTGCGGAAGGTCGTGGCCGGCTGA
- a CDS encoding GNAT family N-acetyltransferase, with translation MEHTEPLTTTESTDHSPAPSRAQRRGARTHRWRRDTVELAAVFLSVTAADLVAKLVVHGPEGPVVLAASAVALLATALFHTWWSHRHHLHGPPAPDASAPPGPPAPNAAEGLKGPLADFEQTALWRVRTTVQDSPGSLARVCTAFAERQVNIISMQSHPLPNGTVDEFFVRAPHALTRTDLAALVASAGGHDIWTDPADAHDLVDVPTHVLALATRTALDAAELPIALRRLFGQCAIRQYPGAARRGGAGVDGHLMRLPVPSGDLIELSRPHLPFTPTEFARAQALVELDTLLGPRVPDVRARLRLPAGADLTVRRADEGDREAALAMHGRCSPETLRRRYHGPVRDADRYLDHLLDARHGQTLTVEAPDGRIVALGHLMWDDGSAEVAVLVEDDWQRRGLGLDLMRRMAALALEAGVETVYAVTHSSNTGLIATMRKLAAPLDYQVEEGTLVITAHLAEAAEELPVPWPTRPGR, from the coding sequence ATGGAGCACACGGAGCCTCTGACGACGACCGAATCCACCGACCACTCGCCGGCCCCCTCCCGTGCCCAACGGCGCGGCGCCAGAACCCACCGCTGGCGCCGCGACACCGTGGAGCTGGCCGCGGTCTTCCTCTCGGTGACCGCCGCCGACCTGGTGGCCAAGCTCGTCGTGCACGGCCCGGAGGGCCCGGTGGTGCTCGCCGCCTCGGCGGTGGCCCTGCTCGCCACGGCGCTGTTCCACACCTGGTGGTCACACCGGCACCATCTGCACGGCCCGCCGGCCCCGGACGCGTCGGCGCCCCCGGGTCCGCCCGCGCCGAACGCGGCGGAGGGGCTGAAGGGGCCGCTGGCCGACTTCGAGCAGACCGCGCTCTGGCGGGTCCGCACCACGGTGCAGGACTCCCCCGGCAGTCTGGCCCGGGTCTGCACGGCCTTCGCCGAGCGGCAGGTCAACATCATCTCGATGCAGTCCCACCCGCTGCCGAACGGCACCGTGGACGAGTTCTTCGTCCGGGCGCCGCACGCCCTCACCCGGACCGACCTGGCCGCGCTGGTGGCGTCGGCCGGCGGGCACGACATCTGGACCGACCCGGCCGACGCGCACGACCTGGTGGACGTGCCCACCCACGTCCTGGCACTGGCGACCCGCACCGCGCTGGACGCCGCCGAGCTGCCGATCGCGCTGCGCCGGCTGTTCGGGCAGTGCGCCATCCGGCAGTACCCGGGCGCGGCCCGGCGCGGCGGCGCCGGGGTGGACGGGCACCTGATGCGGCTGCCGGTGCCCTCCGGCGACCTCATCGAGCTCAGCCGCCCGCACCTGCCGTTCACCCCGACCGAGTTCGCCCGGGCCCAGGCCCTGGTCGAGCTGGACACCCTGCTCGGCCCCCGGGTGCCGGACGTCCGGGCCCGGCTGCGGCTGCCCGCCGGGGCGGACCTGACCGTGCGGCGCGCGGACGAGGGCGACCGGGAGGCGGCGCTGGCGATGCACGGGCGCTGCTCCCCGGAGACCCTGCGCCGGCGCTACCACGGCCCGGTCCGGGACGCCGACCGCTATCTGGACCACCTGCTGGACGCCCGGCACGGCCAGACCCTCACGGTCGAGGCCCCCGACGGGCGGATCGTCGCCCTCGGGCACCTGATGTGGGACGACGGCAGCGCCGAGGTCGCGGTGCTGGTCGAGGACGACTGGCAGCGGCGCGGGCTGGGGCTCGACCTGATGCGGCGGATGGCCGCGCTGGCGCTGGAGGCCGGGGTGGAGACGGTCTACGCCGTCACCCACTCCTCCAACACCGGGCTGATCGCCACCATGCGCAAGCTGGCCGCGCCACTGGACTACCAGGTCGAGGAGGGCACCCTGGTGATCACCGCGCACCTGGCGGAGGCCGCCGAGGAGCTGCCCGTGCCCTGGCCCACCCGGCCGGGCAGGTAG
- a CDS encoding pyridoxal phosphate-dependent decarboxylase family protein — protein sequence MTSEDFRAAAHAAADLVSDYLADLPARPVWQPMDDSARQALLDAPLPAAGRPLTELLTAIDAEVLPYPMGNGNPRFFGWVNSAPAPAGVLATLAASAMNPSSAGGDHADVHLERAVVRWIAELVGFPHPAGGGLLTSGTSMATIVCLAAARDRAARAAGWDVREDGLAGLPPLVGYVTGETHSCVRKAAELLGLGSRHLRTVATGPDGRLDPAVLRAAIERDRAAGLLPFLVVASAGTVGTGAVDAFGPIADVCAEQRLWLHVDGAYGAFGVLDPLIAHRYAGLARADSLALDPHKWLGVPVDCGCALVRNTEELRATFSLVPPYLRDEAAGALGWFSEYGTEQTRPFRALKVWATIAHRGRDGIARDIARCTALARHLGELVEADDELELLAEVQTSIVAFRHRAAGLDGAALDALNRELPTAVQRRGRVFVTGARLDGHEMLRACLLNAATTEADLALLLTEVKSAAAELLAGEQR from the coding sequence GTGACCTCCGAGGACTTCCGCGCCGCCGCGCACGCCGCCGCCGACCTGGTCAGCGACTACCTCGCCGACCTGCCCGCGCGCCCGGTCTGGCAGCCGATGGACGACAGCGCCCGGCAGGCCCTGCTGGACGCGCCGCTGCCCGCGGCCGGCCGGCCGCTCACCGAGCTGCTCACCGCCATCGACGCGGAGGTGCTGCCGTACCCGATGGGCAACGGCAACCCGCGGTTCTTCGGCTGGGTGAACTCCGCCCCCGCGCCGGCCGGCGTGCTCGCCACCCTCGCCGCGTCCGCCATGAACCCCAGCTCGGCCGGCGGCGACCACGCCGACGTCCACCTGGAGCGGGCCGTGGTCCGCTGGATCGCCGAGCTGGTCGGCTTCCCCCACCCGGCCGGCGGTGGGCTGCTCACCTCGGGCACCTCGATGGCGACCATCGTCTGCCTCGCCGCCGCCCGCGACCGGGCCGCCCGCGCGGCCGGGTGGGACGTCCGCGAGGACGGCCTCGCCGGGCTGCCGCCGCTGGTCGGCTACGTCACCGGCGAGACGCACTCGTGCGTGCGCAAGGCCGCCGAGCTGCTCGGCCTGGGCAGCCGGCACCTGCGCACCGTCGCCACCGGCCCCGACGGCCGGCTCGACCCGGCCGTCCTGCGGGCCGCGATCGAGCGGGACCGGGCCGCCGGACTGCTGCCGTTCCTGGTGGTGGCCTCCGCCGGCACGGTCGGCACCGGCGCCGTGGACGCCTTCGGGCCGATCGCCGACGTCTGCGCCGAGCAGCGCCTCTGGCTGCACGTGGACGGCGCGTACGGGGCCTTCGGCGTGCTGGACCCGCTGATCGCCCACCGCTACGCCGGGCTGGCGCGGGCCGACTCACTCGCCCTCGACCCGCACAAGTGGCTCGGCGTCCCGGTGGACTGCGGCTGCGCGCTGGTGCGCAACACCGAGGAGCTGCGCGCCACCTTCAGCCTGGTGCCGCCCTACCTGCGCGACGAGGCCGCCGGGGCGCTCGGCTGGTTCTCCGAGTACGGCACCGAGCAGACCCGCCCCTTCCGCGCCCTCAAGGTCTGGGCCACCATCGCCCACCGGGGCCGCGACGGCATCGCCCGGGACATCGCCCGGTGCACCGCGCTGGCCCGCCACCTCGGGGAACTCGTCGAGGCGGACGACGAGTTGGAGCTGCTGGCCGAGGTGCAGACCTCGATCGTGGCGTTCCGTCACCGCGCCGCCGGCCTGGACGGCGCCGCGCTGGACGCGCTCAACCGGGAGCTGCCGACTGCGGTGCAGCGGCGCGGCCGGGTCTTCGTCACCGGCGCCCGGCTCGACGGCCACGAGATGCTGCGCGCCTGCCTGTTGAACGCCGCGACCACCGAGGCGGACCTCGCCCTGCTGCTCACCGAGGTGAAGTCGGCCGCGGCCGAACTGCTCGCCGGCGAGCAGCGGTAA
- the asnB gene encoding asparagine synthase (glutamine-hydrolyzing), translating into MCGITGWVDFERDLTAQRPVLDAMTRTQLCRGPDAGGAHLERHAALGHRRLAVIDIEGGTQPMTVEHDGRVLAALTYSGEVYNHRELRAELEAAGHRFRTRSDTEVVLHAYLEWGEGLAERLNGMFAFAVWDSRRQELLLVRDRMGVKPLHYFRTPHGVVFGSEAKAVLAHPDVRAVVDLDGLREMLAVSRTPGRTVYRGIAEVRPGHVVRVRSQGVTTRRYWALEAREHTHNLETTVATVRALLEDIVHRQLEADVPLCSLLSGGLDSSAVTAIAARALRTAGAGPVRSFAVDFTGQSESFRADAVRSTPDGPYARMLAGHVGADHHVIELDSAALTDPAQRSAVLRARDTPGGFGDMDVSLLLLFRGVREKSTVALSGESADELFGGYRWYHDPKLVAADDFPWVDAVTQLGGTGAGPRDQLLDRGLAEKLDVAEYRRARYREALTEVPHLPGADPVERRMREISYLNLTRFVCILLDRKDRMSMANGLEVRVPFCDHRLVQYVFNTPWAMKSFDGREKSLLRAAVRDLLPAEIADRVKSPYPVVQDPHYPALLRAELAELAADPGAPVLGLLDRRALTDALAPDTDPQSVRLGVDLALDLNAWLTGYQVSLEL; encoded by the coding sequence ATGTGCGGGATCACCGGATGGGTCGACTTCGAGCGCGACCTCACCGCCCAGCGTCCAGTGCTGGACGCGATGACGCGGACCCAGCTCTGCCGCGGCCCGGACGCCGGCGGCGCCCACCTGGAGCGGCACGCCGCGCTCGGCCACCGCCGCCTCGCCGTGATCGACATCGAGGGCGGCACCCAGCCCATGACCGTCGAGCACGACGGCCGCGTACTGGCCGCCCTCACCTACAGCGGCGAGGTCTACAACCACCGCGAGCTGCGCGCCGAGCTGGAGGCGGCCGGCCACCGGTTCCGCACCCGCAGCGACACCGAGGTGGTGCTGCACGCCTACCTGGAGTGGGGCGAGGGCCTGGCCGAGCGGCTGAACGGCATGTTCGCCTTCGCCGTCTGGGACTCCCGCCGCCAGGAGCTGCTGCTGGTCCGCGACCGGATGGGCGTCAAGCCGCTGCACTACTTCCGGACGCCGCACGGCGTGGTCTTCGGCTCCGAGGCCAAGGCCGTGCTGGCGCACCCGGACGTCCGGGCGGTGGTCGACCTGGACGGGCTGCGCGAGATGCTCGCCGTCAGCCGGACCCCCGGCCGCACCGTCTACCGGGGGATCGCCGAGGTGCGGCCCGGCCACGTCGTCCGGGTGCGCAGCCAGGGCGTCACGACCCGGCGGTACTGGGCGCTGGAGGCCCGCGAGCACACCCACAACCTGGAGACCACCGTCGCCACCGTCCGCGCCCTGCTGGAGGACATCGTCCACCGCCAGCTGGAGGCGGACGTCCCGCTCTGCTCGCTGCTCTCCGGCGGGCTCGACTCCAGCGCCGTCACCGCCATCGCCGCCCGGGCGCTGCGGACGGCCGGAGCCGGCCCGGTGCGCTCCTTCGCGGTCGACTTCACCGGCCAGAGCGAGAGCTTCCGGGCCGACGCCGTCCGGTCCACCCCGGACGGCCCTTACGCGCGGATGCTGGCCGGGCACGTCGGCGCCGACCACCACGTCATCGAGCTGGACAGCGCCGCGCTCACCGACCCGGCGCAGCGCTCCGCCGTACTGCGGGCCCGGGACACCCCCGGCGGCTTCGGCGACATGGACGTCTCGCTGCTGCTGCTCTTCCGGGGCGTGCGCGAGAAGTCCACCGTGGCGCTGTCCGGCGAGTCAGCCGACGAGCTGTTCGGCGGCTACCGCTGGTACCACGACCCGAAGCTGGTCGCCGCCGACGACTTCCCGTGGGTGGACGCGGTCACCCAGCTCGGCGGAACCGGCGCCGGCCCCCGCGACCAGCTGCTGGACCGGGGGCTGGCCGAGAAGCTCGACGTGGCCGAGTACCGGCGGGCCCGCTACCGCGAGGCGCTGACCGAAGTCCCCCACCTGCCCGGCGCCGACCCGGTGGAACGCCGGATGCGCGAGATCTCCTACCTCAACCTCACCCGCTTCGTCTGCATCCTGCTGGACCGCAAGGACCGGATGAGCATGGCCAACGGCCTGGAGGTCCGGGTGCCGTTCTGCGACCACCGGCTGGTCCAGTACGTCTTCAACACCCCCTGGGCGATGAAGAGCTTCGACGGCCGGGAGAAGAGCCTGCTGCGGGCCGCCGTCCGCGACCTGCTGCCGGCCGAGATCGCCGACCGGGTGAAGAGCCCGTACCCCGTCGTCCAGGATCCGCACTACCCGGCGCTGCTGCGCGCCGAACTCGCCGAACTCGCCGCCGACCCGGGCGCCCCCGTGCTCGGCCTGCTGGACCGCCGGGCGCTCACCGACGCGCTCGCGCCGGACACCGACCCGCAGTCCGTCCGGCTCGGCGTCGACCTGGCGCTGGACCTCAACGCCTGGCTGACGGGGTACCAGGTCTCCCTGGAACTGTGA
- the glmS gene encoding glutamine--fructose-6-phosphate transaminase (isomerizing): protein MCGIVAYIGPKDATPFLLEGLARLEYRGYDSAGVAVTGRTGGLKLRKVKGRVADLAAAVPARFKGTTGIGHTRWATHGVPSDANAHPHLDNAERIAVVHNGIIENADELRAKLTADGAVFRSETDTEVLAHLIAAHAAEGAELEDAVRAALAKVVGTYGIAVLDAEQPDRIVVARNGSPIVLGIGEKEMFAASDVSALVRYTRQVVHLEDGELATVRADGFRTFTEDARTTHRQPSTVDWEIDSYDTGGFEHFLLKEIHEQPGSVERTLSGRLDERFATAHLGGLNLDARELREIRRVKILGCGSAYYAGEMGAQLIEELSRIPAHSEPASEFRYRNPVIEADTLYVAVSQSGETYDTLAAVQEIKRKGGRVLGVVNTVGSAIARECDGGIYLHAGPEISVASTKAFTSTVVAFALLALHFGRIHDLSPADGRRIVAGLKALPDQIREILAQGEEIAELAAAYAESEGMMFIGRVRGFPVAREGAQKLKEISYVHAEAYPASELKHGPLALISPELPTVALVPDDELLDKNLTTLGEIKARSGRVLAVAHRRPEAKLADHCVLVPKSEPELDPLLLNIPLQLLAYYAAVALKRDVDKPRNLAKSVTVE, encoded by the coding sequence ATGTGCGGAATCGTGGCCTACATCGGCCCCAAGGACGCGACCCCCTTCCTCCTGGAGGGCCTGGCCCGGCTGGAGTACCGCGGCTACGACTCGGCCGGCGTGGCCGTGACCGGCCGCACCGGCGGCCTCAAGCTCCGCAAGGTCAAGGGCCGGGTCGCCGACCTCGCCGCCGCCGTGCCGGCCCGGTTCAAGGGCACCACCGGCATCGGGCACACCCGCTGGGCGACCCACGGCGTGCCCAGCGACGCCAACGCCCACCCGCACCTGGACAACGCCGAGCGCATCGCCGTCGTCCACAACGGCATCATCGAGAACGCCGACGAGCTGCGGGCCAAGCTGACCGCCGACGGCGCGGTGTTCCGCTCCGAGACCGACACCGAGGTGCTCGCCCACCTGATCGCCGCGCACGCCGCCGAGGGCGCGGAGCTGGAGGACGCGGTGCGCGCCGCGCTCGCCAAGGTGGTCGGCACCTACGGCATCGCCGTGCTCGACGCGGAGCAGCCCGACCGGATCGTCGTCGCCCGCAACGGCAGCCCGATCGTGCTCGGCATCGGCGAGAAGGAGATGTTCGCCGCCTCCGACGTCTCCGCCCTCGTCCGCTACACCCGCCAGGTCGTCCACCTGGAGGACGGCGAGCTGGCCACCGTCCGCGCCGACGGCTTCCGCACCTTCACCGAGGACGCCCGCACCACCCACCGCCAGCCGTCCACCGTCGACTGGGAGATCGACTCCTACGACACCGGCGGCTTCGAGCACTTCCTGCTCAAGGAGATCCACGAGCAGCCCGGCTCGGTGGAGCGCACCCTCAGCGGCCGGCTCGACGAGCGCTTCGCCACCGCCCACCTCGGCGGTCTCAACCTGGACGCCCGCGAGCTGCGCGAGATCCGCCGGGTCAAGATCCTCGGCTGCGGCTCCGCCTACTACGCCGGCGAGATGGGCGCCCAGCTGATCGAGGAGCTGTCCCGGATCCCCGCCCACAGCGAGCCGGCCTCGGAGTTCCGCTACCGCAACCCGGTGATCGAGGCGGACACCCTGTACGTGGCGGTCAGCCAGTCCGGCGAGACCTACGACACGCTCGCCGCCGTCCAGGAGATCAAGCGCAAGGGCGGGCGGGTGCTCGGCGTGGTCAACACCGTCGGCAGCGCCATCGCGCGCGAGTGCGACGGCGGCATCTACCTGCACGCCGGACCGGAGATCTCGGTCGCCTCCACCAAGGCCTTCACCTCGACGGTGGTCGCCTTCGCGCTGCTCGCCCTGCACTTCGGCCGCATCCACGACCTCTCGCCCGCCGACGGCCGCCGGATCGTGGCCGGGCTGAAGGCGCTGCCGGACCAGATCCGGGAGATCCTCGCGCAGGGCGAGGAGATCGCCGAGCTCGCGGCCGCGTACGCCGAGTCCGAAGGCATGATGTTCATCGGCCGGGTCCGCGGCTTCCCGGTGGCCCGCGAGGGTGCGCAGAAGCTCAAGGAGATCTCCTACGTCCACGCCGAGGCCTACCCCGCCAGCGAGCTGAAGCACGGCCCGCTCGCGCTGATCAGCCCCGAGCTGCCGACCGTCGCGCTGGTTCCGGACGACGAGCTGCTCGACAAGAACCTCACCACCCTCGGTGAGATCAAGGCCCGCTCCGGCCGCGTGCTGGCCGTCGCCCACCGCCGGCCCGAGGCCAAGCTCGCGGACCACTGCGTCCTGGTGCCCAAGAGCGAGCCGGAGCTGGACCCGCTGCTCCTCAACATCCCGCTCCAGCTGCTGGCCTACTACGCCGCGGTGGCCCTGAAGCGCGACGTCGACAAGCCGCGCAACCTGGCGAAGAGCGTGACGGTCGAGTAG